A single window of Microplitis demolitor isolate Queensland-Clemson2020A chromosome 7, iyMicDemo2.1a, whole genome shotgun sequence DNA harbors:
- the LOC103572233 gene encoding ELAV-like protein 3 isoform X14: protein MMANGMDTVVQQNGGSNLGQSSQEESKTNLIVNYLPQTMTQEEIRSLFSSIGEVESCKLIRDKVTGQSLGYGFVNYHRPEDAEKAINTLNGLRLQNKTIKVSYARPSSEAIKGANLYVSGLPKNMAQQDLENLFSPYGRIITSRILCDNITVRQFVTGGGDNLPGLSKGVGFIRFDQRVEAERAIQELNGTIPKGSTEPITVKFANNPSNNNKAIPPIAAYLAPQASRRFGGPIHHPTGRFSTGKAMLAINKGLQRYSPLAGDLLTNSMLPGNPINGSGWCIFVYNLAPETEENVLWQLFGPFGAVQSVKVIRDLQTNKCKGFGFVTMTNYEEAVVAIQSLNGYNLGTRVLQVSFKTNKSKTA from the exons ATGATGGCAAACGGTATGGATACGGTTGTGCAACAGAATGGGGGTTCAAACCTCGGTCAATCCTCCCAAGAGGAATCAAAGACAAATCTTATTGTCAACTACTTGCCACAGACCATGACACAGGAAGAGATACGCTCTTTATTCTCTAGCATTGGAGAGGTCGAGAGTTGCAAACTTATCCGAGATAAAGTAACCg gACAAAGTTTGGGCTACGGATTTGTTAATTACCATCGGCCAGAGGATGCTGAGAAGGCAATCAACACTCTAAATGGTCTTCGACTGCAAAACAAAACAATCAAg GTATCGTATGCAAGACCGAGTAGCGAAGCAATTAAGGGTGCAAATTTGTACGTCAGTGGTTTACCTAAAAATATGGCGCAACAGGATTTAGAAAATCTATTCAGTCCTTACGGAAGAATAATTACATCGCGAATACTTTGTGATAACATCACTG TACGACAGTTTGTGACTGGCGGTGGAGACAATTTACCCG GCCTTTCGAAAGGTGTCGGCTTCATAAGATTCGACCAACGTGTGGAGGCTGAGCGTGCGATCCAGGAGCTGAATGGGACCATACCAAAAGGGTCAACCGAGCCGATCACTGTCAAGTTCGCCAACAACCCGAGCAACAACAACAAGGCCATACCACCGATAGCAGCTTACCTGGCGCCACAAGCAAGTCGTCGATTTGGCGGCCCTATCCACCATCCAACCGGCCGCTTCAG cactGGCAAGGCCATGCTTGCCATTAACAAAGGCTTACAGAg GTACAGTCCCCTGGCAGGAGACCTTTTGACAAACTCAATGCTACCAGGGAATCCAATAAACGGTAGCGGATGGTGCATCTTTGTGTACAATCTAGCTCCAGAAACTGAAGAAAACGTACTATGGCAGCTATTTGGACCATTTGGAGCAGTACAATCAGTTAAAGTTATTCGTGATCTACAAACCAACAAGTGCAAAGGCTTTGGTTTTGTAACAATGACGAATTACGAAGAAGCCGTTGTCGCCATTCAAAGTCTAAACGGTTATAATCTTGGTACACGTGTACTCCAAGTAAGTTTCAAGACCAACAAAAGCAAGACAGCGTAG
- the LOC103572233 gene encoding ELAV-like protein 3 isoform X3, producing MMANGMDTVVQQNGGSNLGQSSQEESKTNLIVNYLPQTMTQEEIRSLFSSIGEVESCKLIRDKVTDSTAALSLAGDMLSPGQFSFGQSLGYGFVNYHRPEDAEKAINTLNGLRLQNKTIKVSYARPSSEAIKGANLYVSGLPKNMAQQDLENLFSPYGRIITSRILCDNITVRQFVTGGGDNLPGVGFIRFDQRVEAERAIQELNGTIPKGSTEPITVKFANNPSNNNKAIPPIAAYLAPQASRRFGGPIHHPTGRFRYIPLSPLSSTGKAMLAINKGLQRYSPLAGDLLTNSMLPGNPINGSGWCIFVYNLAPETEENVLWQLFGPFGAVQSVKVIRDLQTNKCKGFGFVTMTNYEEAVVAIQSLNGYNLGTRVLQVSFKTNKSKTA from the exons ATGATGGCAAACGGTATGGATACGGTTGTGCAACAGAATGGGGGTTCAAACCTCGGTCAATCCTCCCAAGAGGAATCAAAGACAAATCTTATTGTCAACTACTTGCCACAGACCATGACACAGGAAGAGATACGCTCTTTATTCTCTAGCATTGGAGAGGTCGAGAGTTGCAAACTTATCCGAGATAAAGTAACCg ACTCCACTGCGGCTTTATCGCTTGCCGGAGATATGTTATCCCCGGGACAATTTTCTTTTG gACAAAGTTTGGGCTACGGATTTGTTAATTACCATCGGCCAGAGGATGCTGAGAAGGCAATCAACACTCTAAATGGTCTTCGACTGCAAAACAAAACAATCAAg GTATCGTATGCAAGACCGAGTAGCGAAGCAATTAAGGGTGCAAATTTGTACGTCAGTGGTTTACCTAAAAATATGGCGCAACAGGATTTAGAAAATCTATTCAGTCCTTACGGAAGAATAATTACATCGCGAATACTTTGTGATAACATCACTG TACGACAGTTTGTGACTGGCGGTGGAGACAATTTACCCG GTGTCGGCTTCATAAGATTCGACCAACGTGTGGAGGCTGAGCGTGCGATCCAGGAGCTGAATGGGACCATACCAAAAGGGTCAACCGAGCCGATCACTGTCAAGTTCGCCAACAACCCGAGCAACAACAACAAGGCCATACCACCGATAGCAGCTTACCTGGCGCCACAAGCAAGTCGTCGATTTGGCGGCCCTATCCACCATCCAACCGGCCGCTTCAGGTACATTCCACTGTCGCCACTATCCAG cactGGCAAGGCCATGCTTGCCATTAACAAAGGCTTACAGAg GTACAGTCCCCTGGCAGGAGACCTTTTGACAAACTCAATGCTACCAGGGAATCCAATAAACGGTAGCGGATGGTGCATCTTTGTGTACAATCTAGCTCCAGAAACTGAAGAAAACGTACTATGGCAGCTATTTGGACCATTTGGAGCAGTACAATCAGTTAAAGTTATTCGTGATCTACAAACCAACAAGTGCAAAGGCTTTGGTTTTGTAACAATGACGAATTACGAAGAAGCCGTTGTCGCCATTCAAAGTCTAAACGGTTATAATCTTGGTACACGTGTACTCCAAGTAAGTTTCAAGACCAACAAAAGCAAGACAGCGTAG
- the LOC103572233 gene encoding ELAV-like protein 3 isoform X10 — protein MMANGMDTVVQQNGGSNLGQSSQEESKTNLIVNYLPQTMTQEEIRSLFSSIGEVESCKLIRDKVTDSTAALSLAGDMLSPGQFSFGQSLGYGFVNYHRPEDAEKAINTLNGLRLQNKTIKVSYARPSSEAIKGANLYVSGLPKNMAQQDLENLFSPYGRIITSRILCDNITVRQFVTGGGDNLPGLSKGVGFIRFDQRVEAERAIQELNGTIPKGSTEPITVKFANNPSNNNKAIPPIAAYLAPQASRRFGGPIHHPTGRFRYSPLAGDLLTNSMLPGNPINGSGWCIFVYNLAPETEENVLWQLFGPFGAVQSVKVIRDLQTNKCKGFGFVTMTNYEEAVVAIQSLNGYNLGTRVLQVSFKTNKSKTA, from the exons ATGATGGCAAACGGTATGGATACGGTTGTGCAACAGAATGGGGGTTCAAACCTCGGTCAATCCTCCCAAGAGGAATCAAAGACAAATCTTATTGTCAACTACTTGCCACAGACCATGACACAGGAAGAGATACGCTCTTTATTCTCTAGCATTGGAGAGGTCGAGAGTTGCAAACTTATCCGAGATAAAGTAACCg ACTCCACTGCGGCTTTATCGCTTGCCGGAGATATGTTATCCCCGGGACAATTTTCTTTTG gACAAAGTTTGGGCTACGGATTTGTTAATTACCATCGGCCAGAGGATGCTGAGAAGGCAATCAACACTCTAAATGGTCTTCGACTGCAAAACAAAACAATCAAg GTATCGTATGCAAGACCGAGTAGCGAAGCAATTAAGGGTGCAAATTTGTACGTCAGTGGTTTACCTAAAAATATGGCGCAACAGGATTTAGAAAATCTATTCAGTCCTTACGGAAGAATAATTACATCGCGAATACTTTGTGATAACATCACTG TACGACAGTTTGTGACTGGCGGTGGAGACAATTTACCCG GCCTTTCGAAAGGTGTCGGCTTCATAAGATTCGACCAACGTGTGGAGGCTGAGCGTGCGATCCAGGAGCTGAATGGGACCATACCAAAAGGGTCAACCGAGCCGATCACTGTCAAGTTCGCCAACAACCCGAGCAACAACAACAAGGCCATACCACCGATAGCAGCTTACCTGGCGCCACAAGCAAGTCGTCGATTTGGCGGCCCTATCCACCATCCAACCGGCCGCTTCAG GTACAGTCCCCTGGCAGGAGACCTTTTGACAAACTCAATGCTACCAGGGAATCCAATAAACGGTAGCGGATGGTGCATCTTTGTGTACAATCTAGCTCCAGAAACTGAAGAAAACGTACTATGGCAGCTATTTGGACCATTTGGAGCAGTACAATCAGTTAAAGTTATTCGTGATCTACAAACCAACAAGTGCAAAGGCTTTGGTTTTGTAACAATGACGAATTACGAAGAAGCCGTTGTCGCCATTCAAAGTCTAAACGGTTATAATCTTGGTACACGTGTACTCCAAGTAAGTTTCAAGACCAACAAAAGCAAGACAGCGTAG
- the LOC103572233 gene encoding ELAV-like protein 1 isoform X12 — MMANGMDTVVQQNGGSNLGQSSQEESKTNLIVNYLPQTMTQEEIRSLFSSIGEVESCKLIRDKVTDSTAALSLAGDMLSPGQFSFGQSLGYGFVNYHRPEDAEKAINTLNGLRLQNKTIKVSYARPSSEAIKGANLYVSGLPKNMAQQDLENLFSPYGRIITSRILCDNITGLSKGVGFIRFDQRVEAERAIQELNGTIPKGSTEPITVKFANNPSNNNKAIPPIAAYLAPQASRRFGGPIHHPTGRFRYSPLAGDLLTNSMLPGNPINGSGWCIFVYNLAPETEENVLWQLFGPFGAVQSVKVIRDLQTNKCKGFGFVTMTNYEEAVVAIQSLNGYNLGTRVLQVSFKTNKSKTA; from the exons ATGATGGCAAACGGTATGGATACGGTTGTGCAACAGAATGGGGGTTCAAACCTCGGTCAATCCTCCCAAGAGGAATCAAAGACAAATCTTATTGTCAACTACTTGCCACAGACCATGACACAGGAAGAGATACGCTCTTTATTCTCTAGCATTGGAGAGGTCGAGAGTTGCAAACTTATCCGAGATAAAGTAACCg ACTCCACTGCGGCTTTATCGCTTGCCGGAGATATGTTATCCCCGGGACAATTTTCTTTTG gACAAAGTTTGGGCTACGGATTTGTTAATTACCATCGGCCAGAGGATGCTGAGAAGGCAATCAACACTCTAAATGGTCTTCGACTGCAAAACAAAACAATCAAg GTATCGTATGCAAGACCGAGTAGCGAAGCAATTAAGGGTGCAAATTTGTACGTCAGTGGTTTACCTAAAAATATGGCGCAACAGGATTTAGAAAATCTATTCAGTCCTTACGGAAGAATAATTACATCGCGAATACTTTGTGATAACATCACTG GCCTTTCGAAAGGTGTCGGCTTCATAAGATTCGACCAACGTGTGGAGGCTGAGCGTGCGATCCAGGAGCTGAATGGGACCATACCAAAAGGGTCAACCGAGCCGATCACTGTCAAGTTCGCCAACAACCCGAGCAACAACAACAAGGCCATACCACCGATAGCAGCTTACCTGGCGCCACAAGCAAGTCGTCGATTTGGCGGCCCTATCCACCATCCAACCGGCCGCTTCAG GTACAGTCCCCTGGCAGGAGACCTTTTGACAAACTCAATGCTACCAGGGAATCCAATAAACGGTAGCGGATGGTGCATCTTTGTGTACAATCTAGCTCCAGAAACTGAAGAAAACGTACTATGGCAGCTATTTGGACCATTTGGAGCAGTACAATCAGTTAAAGTTATTCGTGATCTACAAACCAACAAGTGCAAAGGCTTTGGTTTTGTAACAATGACGAATTACGAAGAAGCCGTTGTCGCCATTCAAAGTCTAAACGGTTATAATCTTGGTACACGTGTACTCCAAGTAAGTTTCAAGACCAACAAAAGCAAGACAGCGTAG
- the LOC103572233 gene encoding ELAV-like protein 3 isoform X5, translating to MMANGMDTVVQQNGGSNLGQSSQEESKTNLIVNYLPQTMTQEEIRSLFSSIGEVESCKLIRDKVTDSTAALSLAGDMLSPGQFSFGQSLGYGFVNYHRPEDAEKAINTLNGLRLQNKTIKVSYARPSSEAIKGANLYVSGLPKNMAQQDLENLFSPYGRIITSRILCDNITVRQFVTGGGDNLPGLSKGVGFIRFDQRVEAERAIQELNGTIPKGSTEPITVKFANNPSNNNKAIPPIAAYLAPQASRRFGGPIHHPTGRFSTGKAMLAINKGLQSPLAGDLLTNSMLPGNPINGSGWCIFVYNLAPETEENVLWQLFGPFGAVQSVKVIRDLQTNKCKGFGFVTMTNYEEAVVAIQSLNGYNLGTRVLQVSFKTNKSKTA from the exons ATGATGGCAAACGGTATGGATACGGTTGTGCAACAGAATGGGGGTTCAAACCTCGGTCAATCCTCCCAAGAGGAATCAAAGACAAATCTTATTGTCAACTACTTGCCACAGACCATGACACAGGAAGAGATACGCTCTTTATTCTCTAGCATTGGAGAGGTCGAGAGTTGCAAACTTATCCGAGATAAAGTAACCg ACTCCACTGCGGCTTTATCGCTTGCCGGAGATATGTTATCCCCGGGACAATTTTCTTTTG gACAAAGTTTGGGCTACGGATTTGTTAATTACCATCGGCCAGAGGATGCTGAGAAGGCAATCAACACTCTAAATGGTCTTCGACTGCAAAACAAAACAATCAAg GTATCGTATGCAAGACCGAGTAGCGAAGCAATTAAGGGTGCAAATTTGTACGTCAGTGGTTTACCTAAAAATATGGCGCAACAGGATTTAGAAAATCTATTCAGTCCTTACGGAAGAATAATTACATCGCGAATACTTTGTGATAACATCACTG TACGACAGTTTGTGACTGGCGGTGGAGACAATTTACCCG GCCTTTCGAAAGGTGTCGGCTTCATAAGATTCGACCAACGTGTGGAGGCTGAGCGTGCGATCCAGGAGCTGAATGGGACCATACCAAAAGGGTCAACCGAGCCGATCACTGTCAAGTTCGCCAACAACCCGAGCAACAACAACAAGGCCATACCACCGATAGCAGCTTACCTGGCGCCACAAGCAAGTCGTCGATTTGGCGGCCCTATCCACCATCCAACCGGCCGCTTCAG cactGGCAAGGCCATGCTTGCCATTAACAAAGGCTTACAGAg TCCCCTGGCAGGAGACCTTTTGACAAACTCAATGCTACCAGGGAATCCAATAAACGGTAGCGGATGGTGCATCTTTGTGTACAATCTAGCTCCAGAAACTGAAGAAAACGTACTATGGCAGCTATTTGGACCATTTGGAGCAGTACAATCAGTTAAAGTTATTCGTGATCTACAAACCAACAAGTGCAAAGGCTTTGGTTTTGTAACAATGACGAATTACGAAGAAGCCGTTGTCGCCATTCAAAGTCTAAACGGTTATAATCTTGGTACACGTGTACTCCAAGTAAGTTTCAAGACCAACAAAAGCAAGACAGCGTAG